Below is a genomic region from Spartinivicinus marinus.
TGAAAAAAGTAAAGCAACACAAGCATTAGAGCATATCAAAGCAACACAAGTTTTTCAGCAGTTAAAAGCGGTACAAAATAATCATGTCGTTAATGTTGATGGTTCACTGTGGACCAGTGTCGGTGGGCCATTAGCCGCTATGGCAGTGCTGAATGATTTGGCAACAGCATTTGAGGGTTCATAGAGTTGTTTGCAGTAAAATTATTAAAAAGACACAATGAGCCTAATATCTGTCTCATTTGTTATTCATTGTTAGCTGTATTGGCTGTATTTTTATTTATCTCACTGATGACTGGAGCTGGGTATATCTCTGTTGGAGAAAGCCTAAATTATTTACTTGGGAAGCCGGAAGCAATTGCAAATAATAAACTAACGGTTGTGATAGAAACCTTACGTATGCCTCGATCTGTTGCTGCGATTATTGTGGGTGGTTGCTTAGGCATTGCGGGTGCTTTAATGCAGTCAGTCACACGTAATCCAATAGCAGAACCTGGGCTGTTAGGGGTTAATGCTGGTGCTGCACTAGGGGTCGTTGTTGGAATTAGTTTTGCAGCTGCCGAGACTGGTCAGGCTTATTTGGCTTGGGCATTTATGGGTGCACTGATAGGAAATGGGGTCATTCTTTGGGTTGCTAATCAGGGAGCTGTAGTTACCCCGATAAAATTAATATTAGCAGGCATTGCGATTAGTGCTACGTTTCAGGGGGTTACTTCATTTCTATTAATTAATAATCAGGCCACTTATGATCAATACCGTTACTGGGTTTTAGGTTCGTTAGCAGGTATTAACTTAACAATTATAAGTCAGATTTTGCCATTTTTAGTTATTGGGATAGTCTTATCACTGGTATTATCTCGGCCACTTGCCTGTTTAATGTTAGGGGATGATGTTGCTAAATCATTAGGGCATAAACCGGGGCTAATCCGTTTTATTGTCACTATCACAGTGACTTTATTAGCGGGTGGTTCAGTAGCACTTGCTGGCCCAGTTAGCTTTTTAGGTTTGATTGCTCCTTTTTTAGCAAGGGCAATGACAGGTCCTGTTTTATTTCATCAGCTGATTTTGTCAGCTTTATTGGGGGCATTAATTGTATTAGTTGCTGATATTAGTGCACGTTTGATTGTCCAACCTTTTGAAGCCCCAGTAGGAGTGATCTTAGCGATAGTGGGAGCGCCATTACTAATTGGATTAACCCATAGTAACCACTTTAATCAACTGCTTTTAAGTAAAGCAGGCAACTAATCAGTGGCTTATTCATGATTAAACTGGTATCAATTAAATATAATACAGATCATGCCTTAGTGGTCAGACTAAATAATGGAAACTATTCGTTATTATTTGATCAGAAAATTGTTTTACTCAGCGTTGTGTTAACCGTTTTACTCGCTTTAACTGTATTAGGGGCATTAGCATTAGGCGCTACTATTTTAAGTATTGAAACGGTTATTGATGTTTTATTAGGTCAAGCATCTCAAAGCCAGCAATTGTTGGTCAATGAATTCCGATTACCAAGAATAATAGCAGGTATAGTAGCCGGTTTTGCATTAGCTATTGCTGGTAGCCTTATTCAGCATGTAGTCCGTAATCGTTTAGCAACACCTGATGTATTGGGAATTAATGAAGGGGCTGCATTATTAATGTTAATTGTCTTAATCAGTAGTAATGTTGGGTTAATGGGGCCTTGGTGGGTTGCTCCAGTAGGAGCATTGGTTTCAGGTATTTTACTATTGTTTATTGCAAAAAGACTCGGTACTCATGGCTATCGGGTGATATTGGTTGGGTTAGCGCTGACCTATTTAGTGCGATCACTTAGCGAGTTAATGCTTGCTCATATTAATTCTTTACATGCCAGTGCAACCTATAGTTGGTCAGTGGGTAATTTAAATGGACGAGGCTATGAAGTGGCTGAACCGGTTGTGCTTATTTTAGCCATATTGATGCCATTTGTGTTGTTGATTTCAAGACAGTTGCGGGTTTTTCAGTTAGGGGAAGATATTGCTTGCACGCTCGGTACTCATATTAGACGTGTCCAGTTTATGGCAATTTGTTTGGCTATTATATTGGCTGGTTTAGCTGTGGGTATTGGTGGGCCTATTGGTTTTGTGGCAATTGCGGCGCCAGTCGTTATTAATAAAATTATAGGTGGTACTCAATTAGCCATCATTAATACTGGGTTATTAGGTGGTATTTTAGTTGTAGTGGCGGATACATTAGGACGATTATTAGTTGCACCACTGGAAATTCCTGTAGGTGTATTAACCAGTATTTTAGGTGGGCCCTTTTTGCTATGGGTATTACTTAGCGAAAAAAATACTTAACTACTTGAGGTAATTTGTGAGTTTAGTGGTAAACCAATTAACAGCCAGTTATGACCAACTGTTAGTCGTCAGTAATGTCAATCTTACGGTCAAAACGGGAGAGGTTGCCGTTATTGTTGGACCTAATGGTTGTGGCAAATCCACTTTATTTCGAAGTATTGCACGTTTGCATAAACCAGATACTGGAACGGTTGTCGTCAATCAACAGGATATTTGGCAACTAACAACCAGTCAGGCAGCAAAACAAATTGCTTTGTTACCTCAAGTGCCTCAGGCACCAGATGATATTACAGTAAGGGGATTGGTGCAGTTTGGTCGGCATCCTCATCAAGGATTATTTCGTCAGTGGTCGGCAAAAGATGAACAAGTAATAAATCAGGTGTTGGATGTAACAGGCGTAACAGAGTTAACAGATCGGAGACTATCTCAGTTATCGGGGGGGCAACGACAGCGCTGCTGGCTTGCTATGGTATTAGCTCAAGAAACCCCATTAATATTACTGGATGAACCTACGAGTATGCTTGATCCTGGTCATCAGCTAGAGGTATTACAATTAGTACGACAGTTAGCGAATAAAGGAAAAACTTTTGTATTAATTTTACATGATTTAGTTGCTGCAGCTAAATATGCAGACTATTTAATTGCCATGAGAAATGGAAATATTATAGCATCAGGCAAGCCTGAGGATATTATTACCAGGCAGCTAGTAAAACAATTATATGATATAGAGGCTGATATTTTACAGTCTCCAGAAGATGCCAAGCCAATAGTGGTCGCTAAATCAGTAGCCTAGCCCAAAATCTAAAAAAATAAACTAGTCAATTAATGAATAGCCAGTGATAAAGCCTGGAAGATGTTACTAAAGCCATTTTAGTATTTTATGTCTACAACAGTACATACTTGGAGAGTATTTTGAAAACCAGTAGTAGTATTTCAAAACATGTTTTATCGCCACTCAGCTTAGCTATAATAGCAACTGTGCCTGCTGTGTTAACCGCTAATGAGAAAAAGCAAGATAATTATACTACCCTTGATTCTGTGGTAGTGACTGCTACAAAAACTGAGCATGATATTTCTACCGCACCAGCATCCATATCAGTAATTACCAGTGAACAATTAAAAGAAATGCCAGTGTCAGATATCAGTGATGCCATTCGGCATTCAGTGGGGGTATTTCAAGTAAAGAATGGTAATGGCCGACAAGGCATTGGTATTCGAGGGCTAGGTAGTGCATACACATTGATTTTGGTGAATGGCCGACGGGTTAACTCGGTGAATACGTTAATTCGTGGTAATGACTTTGATCTATCAACCATTCCTTTGAATCAGATAGAGCGCATTGAAGTTGTTCGTGGACCAATGTCATCCTTGTATGGCTCTGAGGCATTAGGTGGGGTGGTAAATATTATTACCAAGCAGGCAGATAATCAGTGGGGTGGTCAGGTCAGTGTTGATTATGCAACACCTGAAGGCAGTGGTAGTGATGATGGTAATGAAACCCGTACTAGTATCAGTACCAGTGGAGCATTGATTGAAGACAAGTTATTTCTATCATTTCATGGTAACAAATACAATCGAGATGCCTGGACTCCTTTTCAAGAAGATTATACCACAACCACAATTAATGAGCGTGATGAGACAGGGTTAGAAGACCATAATAGTATCAATGCTAACCTAGGCTTAACCTGGAAGTTGGCTGATAATCAGATGATTGATTTTGAATATGGCTATGGCCATGATGATCGCAAGGCAAATTTTGCTTTTAAAGGTAGCAATGGAATTACCGACCACGAAACACGACGTGATACTTATTCATTAACTCATAAAGGGGATTGGGATTGGGGCAATAGCCAAATACGTTATTACCAAGAAGGAACGGAGTTTAAAGAACGAAGTACGACGGTCCCTAATGGTGTGGCTACTCAAACTAACCAAGTAGTGGATGGTTTTATTACTACCCAGTTTGGTGATCATGCGATCACCACCGGGGCTGAATACAGACAGTCAGAACTGGATAATGATGTTAACTTAAAAACAACCGGTAGCGCCGACGTGTCGCAAAAAGCGCTGTATATTCAGGATGAATGGAAATTAAGCCAAGATTGGGCATTGACTGGTGGGGGCAGGCTGGATGATCATGAATTTTTTGGCCGGGAATTTAGCCCCCGTGGTTATCTGGTTTATACTCCAACAGATGCATTAACCATTAAAGGGGGGGTAGGAACCGCATTTAAAGCGCCTACTTTAACCCAGCTTACCAAGGAATATAACATTCCAAGTTGTCGTGGTAGGTGTACTCTTATTGGAAACCCCGATCTACAGCCTGAAAAGTCGACAAGCTATGAGCTTGGGTTTACCTATCAAGGCAACAGTTGGGATCTGGGTGCGACGATTTTCCGTACTGATATAAAGGACATGATTGCCAGGCAAAGTGAAAAGGATGAGAATAATAAAAAAAGAGATTTTATTACTTACGAAAATATTAATAAAGCCAGAATTGATGGCATTGAACTAACTGGCAGTATTGATTTAACTGATGCTGTATTTTTAACGGCTAATTATTCCTATACTGATGCAAGGGATCGTGACACTGATAATCGTTTAGCAACCACCCCTCGGGAAAATGTCAATGTTCGGTTGGATTGGGAAGTAGACAACAAATTAGGTGCATTTACCCAAGCCCGTTATATAGGTGATCAAAAAACTAGAGGTAATGAAGATTTGCCAGGATATAGCCTGGTAGATATGGGCGTTACTTACCAATTAACTGAGCAGGTCAGTTTACGTTCTGGTATTACTAATTTAGCTGATACTCGACTGGATAAAAAAGATGATAACTTTGATTTTGTAGAAAGAGGACGTACTTTCTATGCAGGGTTTACAGCATCTTTTTAAATAATCACCTTAGTGACCCAGGTCAAGGATGACCTTATTATTTTTAAGTAATTTTTACATGTTTTCAATTAGCTATGGA
It encodes:
- a CDS encoding ABC transporter ATP-binding protein, whose protein sequence is MSLVVNQLTASYDQLLVVSNVNLTVKTGEVAVIVGPNGCGKSTLFRSIARLHKPDTGTVVVNQQDIWQLTTSQAAKQIALLPQVPQAPDDITVRGLVQFGRHPHQGLFRQWSAKDEQVINQVLDVTGVTELTDRRLSQLSGGQRQRCWLAMVLAQETPLILLDEPTSMLDPGHQLEVLQLVRQLANKGKTFVLILHDLVAAAKYADYLIAMRNGNIIASGKPEDIITRQLVKQLYDIEADILQSPEDAKPIVVAKSVA
- a CDS encoding FecCD family ABC transporter permease; its protein translation is MIKLVSIKYNTDHALVVRLNNGNYSLLFDQKIVLLSVVLTVLLALTVLGALALGATILSIETVIDVLLGQASQSQQLLVNEFRLPRIIAGIVAGFALAIAGSLIQHVVRNRLATPDVLGINEGAALLMLIVLISSNVGLMGPWWVAPVGALVSGILLLFIAKRLGTHGYRVILVGLALTYLVRSLSELMLAHINSLHASATYSWSVGNLNGRGYEVAEPVVLILAILMPFVLLISRQLRVFQLGEDIACTLGTHIRRVQFMAICLAIILAGLAVGIGGPIGFVAIAAPVVINKIIGGTQLAIINTGLLGGILVVVADTLGRLLVAPLEIPVGVLTSILGGPFLLWVLLSEKNT
- a CDS encoding TonB-dependent receptor domain-containing protein, producing MKTSSSISKHVLSPLSLAIIATVPAVLTANEKKQDNYTTLDSVVVTATKTEHDISTAPASISVITSEQLKEMPVSDISDAIRHSVGVFQVKNGNGRQGIGIRGLGSAYTLILVNGRRVNSVNTLIRGNDFDLSTIPLNQIERIEVVRGPMSSLYGSEALGGVVNIITKQADNQWGGQVSVDYATPEGSGSDDGNETRTSISTSGALIEDKLFLSFHGNKYNRDAWTPFQEDYTTTTINERDETGLEDHNSINANLGLTWKLADNQMIDFEYGYGHDDRKANFAFKGSNGITDHETRRDTYSLTHKGDWDWGNSQIRYYQEGTEFKERSTTVPNGVATQTNQVVDGFITTQFGDHAITTGAEYRQSELDNDVNLKTTGSADVSQKALYIQDEWKLSQDWALTGGGRLDDHEFFGREFSPRGYLVYTPTDALTIKGGVGTAFKAPTLTQLTKEYNIPSCRGRCTLIGNPDLQPEKSTSYELGFTYQGNSWDLGATIFRTDIKDMIARQSEKDENNKKRDFITYENINKARIDGIELTGSIDLTDAVFLTANYSYTDARDRDTDNRLATTPRENVNVRLDWEVDNKLGAFTQARYIGDQKTRGNEDLPGYSLVDMGVTYQLTEQVSLRSGITNLADTRLDKKDDNFDFVERGRTFYAGFTASF
- a CDS encoding FecCD family ABC transporter permease, which produces MFAVKLLKRHNEPNICLICYSLLAVLAVFLFISLMTGAGYISVGESLNYLLGKPEAIANNKLTVVIETLRMPRSVAAIIVGGCLGIAGALMQSVTRNPIAEPGLLGVNAGAALGVVVGISFAAAETGQAYLAWAFMGALIGNGVILWVANQGAVVTPIKLILAGIAISATFQGVTSFLLINNQATYDQYRYWVLGSLAGINLTIISQILPFLVIGIVLSLVLSRPLACLMLGDDVAKSLGHKPGLIRFIVTITVTLLAGGSVALAGPVSFLGLIAPFLARAMTGPVLFHQLILSALLGALIVLVADISARLIVQPFEAPVGVILAIVGAPLLIGLTHSNHFNQLLLSKAGN